Sequence from the Eurosta solidaginis isolate ZX-2024a chromosome X, ASM4086904v1, whole genome shotgun sequence genome:
tttcacgTAAACAATAACTTACTGTAATCGTTGCGCCCGTGCGTCATTCATCATCATTCTTCAGAACTCATATCAGATTTTCGACTTTTACGTCGTCGGCAATCGTCCTCATCATTAGCTTGTTGTATTATGTTTGTTTGTGTTACTGCTATGAGCACCACCGCTACCTTCCCTTTTGCCTTTACTAACGCTATGTTTTTGACAGTAGGAACGCAATTTGACACTAATTAATTGCACGCATCTCAAGACCATGTTGAAATGCGCTATCCACATGATAGGCGATTTTACATGTATTCACGGAACATTGTATACAAGCACCGACTCGTGCTCGACACAAAATACAAACGAGTGCCCAACGACTCGATGGAATGCTcgatatttttgttattgtttccaTGCGATCAATACAACCGATGCTTACTACGAGTATCCATAGAGCGCAGGAAACATGTGCCCAATGTTTGCCTGATTTGGTTGATTTCTTGGCGCCAGCCTTATTTGGGCAGAGCAAACAGTCTGGATTAATACCCATTCAACATGTCCGACAGAGCCATTGTCGtggtataaaataaaacaatattttgtttaaatttagtgATTGTTCAATTAATATAAAATACTTTTgataattagattttttttttaagtgaacattCGTAAGAGGCGAAAATCATTTATAGGGGGGATATAAAGTTAATTTACACATTTAACAACTATTACTAAACGCTTTCATATCTTTGATCTTTTGATTAGGttcaaatatgtattttttatttaaaagtaaaacaaaaacaaacctgaATTAATCGCTGTAATACCCTAACATACCTGATTTATACAAATATTGCAATTATCACAGAAAACCATTTCATTTGCTTCCTCTGAGTCTGGTGATTGACACACATCGCATATAACATTTTCATCATAATCAATGTCAAGGCCTTCCTCATTCTTCAGGATCACCTGTATTTGTTTCCAACATCGTatctgtacatatataaaaatatatttctttcAGTACTATGTTATGTATAGATTTATATATACACAAATTAAACAGAAAAGTAACAGCGTACCTCCAGTTCTTCGATGACGCGCTCAAATTGCGTTTCTGTTATGGAATAAGCACCATATTGCTTACGATCGGAATTGAGTAATTGCAGCCATGATTCATCGACCGGGTCATTGTCGTAGGCACATGTATTTTCCGCTTGCGTAACCACATTTGTTAGACAATGCAAATCGCTCGAGTAGGTGTCGTCTTTGGTTATACGCAGGAAGCGATTTTTGGAGCTAATATTACAAAAAAGTATTAAGCATATTAAACTTGAGTGAATAACATGTAGAACTTACAGTTTAAAGTCATGCGAAGGCGGCATAATTGGTTCTGATAGCACATAAACGGTTGGCTCTGGAAAAGAGTCAGGATTGACAGGCACCTGCACGCCCTTCTCCCACTCTTGCTTCCATTGATCGTTTACAATGAGATACTCGTAATTAGGCAAAGGCTCTGAATCCGGCACTTTCATTGCACTTATGACATCCTTTCTGTAAGTGAAAGagaaaacaaattcaaattttaaacttATATGTATCGCTAAACCATATTAAACTTAATTAAACCATGttaaacttaattaaattaaacaactttgtaaaagAATAACATTTATTCAGTTATAATCTTCCTTGTTAACAAGGCATCTTATTTACGATATTTCTATAAGGATATCGCACCCCCGCTTCAGAAGTGACACAActcaaaaaaatcaatttctgGTATTAAGGCATTTTTGAATGGTATTAGTTTAGTCCCATACGCTAGAAAACCGACACAACCTAAATGTTCAAAGCTTTCCGGCCCCAAGTGACAATTTTGAACTTTGGTATTTAGCTCTATCAAAACGTCCTGAAACGACACATTTATTATTGtgtcattttttaaattttttaagccaATTAATTCGAGTTGGGTAATTTCTGATAAAATTATTTAGTGGAATA
This genomic interval carries:
- the LOC137234945 gene encoding PHD finger protein rhinoceros-like gives rise to the protein MKVPDSEPLPNYEYLIVNDQWKQEWEKGVQVPVNPDSFPEPTVYVLSEPIMPPSHDFKLSKNRFLRITKDDTYSSDLHCLTNVVTQAENTCAYDNDPVDESWLQLLNSDRKQYGAYSITETQFERVIEELEIRCWKQIQVILKNEEGLDIDYDENVICDVCQSPDSEEANEMVFCDNCNICINQVC